In the genome of Xenopus laevis strain J_2021 chromosome 1S, Xenopus_laevis_v10.1, whole genome shotgun sequence, one region contains:
- the LOC121399419 gene encoding uncharacterized protein LOC121399419 has translation MASYKRQSKEQLSRLCEERGIAVANQTKEWLIASLVESDQESSTGQVGQTMDIAIGQYHSDESGSNSSQSGTGSSLQLVLQQLGSSDPNLRLQLILQYQQAEAAAAERQASAEREAAERQAEREAAAAAAAAAAEREAAERQAERQFQLEMARLQKGTAPPHSSDSREANVFKPRLENFPVMEKDGDLDTFLRGFEKTCRQFHLPREQWASFLTPGLKGKALEVFADLPLEYDGDYDEIKKALIRHFNLTPEVHRKKFRSLQRGAHDSYTDVVGRLRITFHQWVQGRSVSTFTELEDLMILDQFLCICPVEVQQFVLDREPKTADQAAQIADAYTANRMPVSRKPIPNPGSHSWKGGKPGGSPSFPSYKPGGSVAAPASSPGVRPGQVDARRCFICNKVGHLSHVCPDKRKPTPPGKPPGPSPSVLFVAGTEGSHKDNLQPVTVGTQVTVGLRDTGAEVTLVRPELVNCEDIIPGKTMAVTGFGGVRPAVPMARVYLDWGAGRGLREVGVSETIPTNVLLGTDLGRLVSQYVPAGDPLEPAEPYVNPAHLQVSDNDVDCDGGWEGNQDVFACNSVLEPAESPCIDLGGGEVYVPSLSRGENNFTGSVGGFPVASHCDVGGGNLPCVAAVTRQQSVRASQYQTGGTGLEGLSLSGEEGPSEGSPLPVALLCPDPEDRGVPASGALLTLTPDPRFEASGREFEAALLTDASLEKMRGLAAQPPAETDKERIYWHENRLYRESMPTTTPEKWVSDRQLVVPLQFREQLLRIAHEIPLAGHLGVQKTKARLVHNFYWPNMGTDIANYCRSCHTCQRVGKNGDMGRAPLVPLPVIDEPFQRVAVDLIGPLAIPSSSGKRFILTVVDYATRYPEAVALSSIRADKVADALLSIFSRVGFPKEMLTDQGTQFMSNLMQCLCKKIQVNHLIASPYHPQTNGLCERFNGTLKHMLKTFVESQGKDWERYLPHLLFAYREVPQASTGFSPFELLYGRRVRGPLDLVREAWEGKLDTPEVSVVEYVIRFREKMEALTGLAHNNVTQAQAYQKQWYDRHARERVYEAGQKVWVLVPMRQNKLQAAWEGPYTILERANDVNYVIALDEDGKRKKVYHVNMIKAHYEREVSVMPVCGMAEESGSDPLLDLVAMAQGTEGIGGSQVSSMLTVNQRTQVMGLLNSYVSTFSGKPGRTSLAIHHVDTGDNRPIRQMAYRVSLEVKENLQREIEEMIGLGVIVPSHSPWASPVVLVPKKDGTTRFCVDYRKLNLVTTFDAYPMPRIDELLDQLAGAQYITIMDLSRGYWQIPMSPEAQERSAFITPFGLYEFQTMPFGMKNAPATFQRLVNQLLGGLEGFAVAYLDDIAIFSNSWEEHLAHLSQVLDRIQGAGLTIKPEKCQIGMTEVQYLGHRVGSGTLRPEPGKVEAITNWPTPKTKKQVMSFLGTAGYYRKFVPNYSALAKPLTDLTKKKLPRLVEWTADCDQAFKTLKTSLASAPVLQAPDFTRRFVVQTDASNYGLGAVLSQVNSKGEEHPVIYLSRKLLPREVAYATVEKECLAVVWALQKLQPYLYGRNFTVITDHNPLSWLNKVAGDNGKLLRWSLILQQYDFTIQHKKGSEHGNADGLSRQGDCAELVGTGEGR, from the coding sequence ATGGCATCCTACAAGAGGCAGAGCAAGGAACAGCTGTCCAGACTCTGTGAGGAGAGAGGGATTGCAGTAGCAAATCAGACCAAGGAATGGCTTATTGCATCCCTGGTTGAAAGTGACCAAGAGTCTAGCACTGGGCAGGTGGGCCAAACCATGGACATTGCTATTGGCCAGTACCACTCTGATGAGAGTGGCAGCAACAGTTCGCAGAGTGGTACAGGATCTTCTCTGCAACTGGTTTTGCAGCAGCTGGGTTCATCGGACCCTAACTTACGGCTACAACTTATACTGCAATACCAGCAGGCcgaggctgcagcagcagaacgcCAGGCCTcagcagagagggaggcagcTGAGCGCCAAGCCGAgagggaagcagcagcagcagcagcagcagcagcagcagagagggaggcagcTGAGCGCCAAGCAGAACGACAATTCCAGCTGGAGATGGCACGGCTCCAAAAAGGTACTGCCCCACCTCACAGCAGTGACTCCCGGGAGGCCAATGTCTTCAAACCCCGTCTGGAGAATTTTCCCGTGATGGAGAAGGATGGGGATCTGGACACTTTTCTGAGGGGGTTTGAAAAAACCTGCAGGCAATTTCATTTACCCCGTGAGCAGTGGGCAAGTTTCCTGACCCCAGGGCTTAAGGGCAAAGCTCTGGAAGTTTTTGCGGACCTTCCACTAGAATATGATGGGGactatgatgaaataaaaaaagctttaattagGCACTTTAACCTCACCCCAGAGGTACACCGCAAGAAATTCAGGAGTCTACAGCGTGGGGCGCACGACAGCTACACTGATGTGGTTGGGAGGCTGAGAATCACCTTCCATCAGTGGGTGCAGGGTCGCAGTGTCTCAACATTTACAGAATTGGAGGACCTGATGATACTGGACCAGTTCCTGTGTATCTGTCCAGTGGAAGTCCAGCAGTTTGTCCTTGACCGTGAGCCCAAAACTGCTGATCAGGCAGCACAAATTGCAGATGCATATACTGCAAACCGGATGCCAGTATCCAGGAAGCCTATTCCAAACCCAGGGTCCCATAGCTGGAAAGGAGGAAAGCCAGGAGGAAGCCCCTCCTTCCCTTCTTACAAACCGGGGGGATCTGTAGCTGCTCCTGCAAGTAGCCCAGGGGTAAGGCCGGGACAGGTGGATGCACGCCgctgttttatatgtaataaggTGGGCCACCTTAGTCATGTCTGCCCTGACAAAAGGAAACCTACACCACCTGGAAAACCCCCTGGCCCATCTCcttctgttttgtttgttgcTGGGACAGAGGGGAGCCACAAGGACAATCTGCAGCCGGTTACCGTGGGCACTCAGGTAACTGTGGGACTCAGAGACACAGGAGCAGAGGTGACTTTAGTGCGCCCAGAGCTAGTAAACTGTGAGGATATTATTCCCGGGAAGACCATGGCTGTCACAGGATTTGGGGGAGTCCGTCCTGCAGTGCCCATGGCACGGGTTTACCTGGattggggagcagggagggggttgcGGGAGGTAGGGGTGTCGGAAACCATCCCTACTAATGTGTTACTGGGTACTGACTTGGGCAGGTTGGTGTCACAGTATGTGCCCGCAGGGGACCCTCTGGAGCCAGCAGAGCCCTACGTGAATCCTGCTCATCTACAGGTATCTGATAATGATGTTGATTGTGatgggggctgggagggaaatcaggaTGTGTTTGCATGCaattctgtattagagccagCTGAATCCCCATGCATAGACCTGGGGGGAGGGGAAGTGTATGTCCCATCTCTATCTCGGGGGGAGAACAATTTCACAGGGAGTGTAGGGGGATTCCCAGTAGCAAGCCACTGTGATGTGGGAGGGGGGAACCTCCCTTGTGTTGCAGCAGTAACCCGGCAGCAGTCTGTAAGGGCAAGCCAGTATCAGACTGGGGGTACAGGGCTGGAGGGTCTGTCACTGAGTGGGGAGGAGGGCCCCTCTGAAGGAAGTCCCCTGCCTGTAGCGTTGCTGTGTCCTGACCCAGAGGACAGGGGGGTTCCAGCTTCTGGGGCCCTGCTCACACTCACACCAGATCCCAGGTTTGAGGCAAGCGGTCGGGAATTTGAGGCAGCCCTCCTGACCGATGCCAGCCTCGAAAAGATGAGAGGCCTTGCAGCCCAACCCCCTGCTGAGACTGATAAAGAAAGAATATACTGGCATGAAAATAGGTTGTACAGGGAATCCATGCCTACAACTACACCAGAGAAGTGGGTAAGTGACAGGCAACTAGTGGTGCCTTTGCAATTTAGGGAACAGCTTCTAAGAATAGCTCATGAAATCCCCCTAGCTGGGCATTTAGGGGTACAGAAAACCAAGGCCCGTTTAGTACATAATTTCTATTGGCCTAACATGGGTACAGACATTGCCAATTACTGTCGTTCGTGCCACACTTGTCAGCGAGTGGGGAAAAATGGAGATATGGGAAGGGCCCCATTAGTTCCGTTACCAGTTATTGATGAACCCTTCCAAAGGGTAGCTGTGGACCTCATAGGGCCCTTAGCTATACCCAGCAGTTCAGGGAAACGGTTTATTCTCACTGTGGTAGACTATGCTACCCGGTACCCAGAAGCAGTAGCCCTATCCTCCATCCGGGCAGACAAGGTTGCTGATGCCCTCTTAAGCATATTTTCAAGAGTGGGGTTTCCCAAAGAAATGCTCACTGATCAGGGGACTCAATTCATGTCTAACCTGATGCAGTGCCTGTGTAAGAAAATACAGGTGAACCACCTAATTGCCAGCCCATACCACCCCCAGACTAACGGCCTGTGTGAACGTTTTAATGGCACCCTAAAGCATATGCTAAAGACCTTTGTAGAATCCCAAGGGAAGGACTGGGAGCGTTATCTCCCACACCTCCTATTTGCCTACAGAGAGGTACCACAGGCATCCACTGGCTTTTCCCCATTTGAACTGTTATATGGGCGGAGGGTACGTGGCCCCTTAGATCTGGTAAGGGAGGCATGGGAAGGCAAGCTAGATACTCCTGAGGTGTCAGTAGTTGAATATGTAATAAGATTCCGGGAAAAGATGGAGGCATTGACGGGATTGGCACATAACAATGTAACCCAGGCACAGGCCTACCAGAAACAATGGTATGATCGCCATGCCAGAGAAAGGGTTTATGAAGCAGGACAGAAGGTGTGGGTCCTGGTGCCAATGCGTCAGAATAAGCTACAGGCTGCCTGGGAAGGCCCATACACTATTCTGGAACGGGCTAATGATGTGAATTACGTAATTGCCCTAGATGAAGatgggaaaagaaaaaaggtctatcatgtaaacatgatCAAGGCCCATTATGAGCGGGAGGTCTCTGTAATGCCAGTTTGTGGTATGGCTGAGGAATCAGGTTCTGATCCTTTACTAGATTTAGTTGCGATGGCCCAGGGAACAGAGGGCATAGGAGGGTCACAGGTCAGCAGCATGCTCACCGTTAACCAAAGAACTCAGGTGATGGGGTTACTTAACTCTTATGTTAGTACGTTCTCCGGAAAACCTGGCAGAACCTCACTAGCCATACACCATGTAGACACCGGGGATAATCGCCCTATCAGGCAGATGGCCTACCGGGTATCCCTGGAAGTAAAGGAGAACCTGCAGCGGGAAATAGAGGAGATGATAGGGCTTGGTGTAATTGTGCCATCCCACAGCCCATGGGCTTCCCCTGTAGTTCTAGTTCCAAAGAAGGATGGTACTACTAGGTTTTGTGTGGACTACAGGAAACTAAATTTAGTCACCACCTTTGACGCGTATCCTATGCCCAGGATAGATGAATTGTTGGATCAGTTGGCTGGCGCCCAGTACATTACAATAATGGACTTAAGTAGGGGATACTGGCAAATCCCAATGTCTCCAGAGGCACAGGAAAGGTCAGCATTTATAACACCTTTTGGGTTGTATGAGTTCCAAACAATGCCCTTTGGCATGAAAAACGCCCCCGCCACGTTTCAAAGATTGGTAAATCAACTACTGGGTGGACTAGAAGGCTTTGCGGTGGCATACCTAGATGATATCGCCATCTTTAGCAACTCTTGGGAGGAGCATCTGGCTCACCTGTCCCAAGTGCTAGACAGGATCCAGGGGGCAGGCTTAACTATTAAGCCTGAGAAATGCCAAATAGGGATGACTGAAGTGCAGTACTTGGGACACAGAGTGGGGAGCGGTACACTTCGCCCTGAGCCGGGGAAAGTAGAGGCAATTACAAATTGGCCCACCCCTAAGACAAAGAAGCAAGTAATGTCCTTTCTGGGCACTGCGGGGTACTATAGGAAATTTGTCCCAAATTACAGCGCCTTGGCCAAACCCCTAACAGACCTGACCAAAAAGAAGCTACCCCGTCTAGTGGAATGGACAGCCGATTGTGACCAGGCTTTTAAGACCCTAAAGACTAGCCTGGCCAGTGCCCCTGTTCTACAAGCTCCTGACTTTACCCGCAGATTTGTGGTACAGACTGATGCTTCTAACTATGGCCTGGGAGCTGTCCTAAGCCAGGTTAACAGTAAAGGGGAAGAACATCCTGTTATATACCTGAGTAGGAAACTGTTACCCAGGGAAGTGGCATATGCCACTGTAGAGAAAGAATGTTTAGCTGTAGTTTGGGCCTTGCAGAAAttacaaccctatctctatgggCGCAATTTCACGGTTATCACAGACCACAATCCACTAAGCTGGTTAAACAAAGTAGCTGGGGATAATGGGAAACTCCTCAGATGGAGTTTAATCCTTCAGCAATATGACTTCACTATACAGCACAAAAAGGGCAGTGAGCATGGGAATGCAGATGGTCTTTCCAGACAGGGAGACTGTGCTGAGCTAGTGGGCACAGGGGAAGGCCGATAG